AAGTATTTACAGATCATCAACCATACAGATAAAGAACAGTATCAAATACTCTGtgtaaaaagataaataattaaaatgtatattcCCACATCACAAAGAAATGTGATCATACAAATTATGGCACCATATGTTTGTGAAACAtcaaaaataaatgtagcaCATAGATACCTCTTcttatattttacattaaaatgtaCAGTACAATGACTGTAAAATGTCAATGTCACAACACCCATCATCTTCAAACTCTTGTTTCTGGTAATAGCAATTATTATTAGAGTCCGTGTTTATAAAGAAATTCCATACTCTCAGCCTTGGGCTAATATTGCTCTGTGATATTGCTAGACCATGAAACTTGCATcctaaaaaaattacatattttctttaaagttatCTAATAGAAAGAGCTATTTCACATGAGAATATTCTGGCAAAAAGTGTGGTAGATGCAATCTATTTCCCTGTGTAGCAAAGtatgggttaaaaaaaacctgtaacatttctatttttagtcACAAATATCTAATTTgttagagaaatattttttaaattaaggttTATCCATTTCAAATTTTAATCATAAACAGTACTGCAATTTTCAACACATAATTAGGGTTCCTGCCAAAGCACTTAAACTTCCAAACCCTAATCATGTATCTCATGATGGCAAATGGATCAGAAAATCTGGAACACAACAGTGCTATGGAGCTCAAAATACTGATACCCTGTTTTGTACTCCTAGGGTAAAGAACGAGATAATTATAGCATATGGACGTATTTTAAAGGTTTGTCTGCATGTGTCCATTTTCGGCCACATGCCAAATCCAAACAAAAGTACATTGTTAAAGGCAACCAGAAATATTACAGTTAGCACAGACTAAggcaatgaatttttttttttttttttttttttttgtaaaaaaattaaggtgcagagagaattttctttttgttttaatgggtGCCAAATACTGCTTAACAGTGCCAAGGAAAGGTAGTTTTACATGAAAGGAAAGACTATTAAAATCTAGAAATACCTGAATTGGATCTTTGATATCCAGATTTTTCCTGATTACCTGCAAAAGGAGTTGGGGGTGGATAGTTGGCTTCTGTGAGTTTACTGATGTTTGATGGTGGTGTTGGTGGTGGCGGTGGTAGCAAAGTGCTGTTAGGGCTACTAATATCTCCTTCAGCCACAAGAGTCAAGTCTGCCACATTCTCATCATCTACCATCTGTATTCCTTCAGCCTGTAATTCTCTTGACTGCCTTTTCCATATTGTTGCATTGTTTTCCTGTGCATGTGGAATTGGAGACAATGGAGTATTAAAAGGAACACTGAAAGTCTTCTGACTGTGAAGTGCTGTCAAAGCAgatttatgtttattttctgagtAACCCATTTTCTTAACTGAATTTTCATTAAAGTTTTGTATGGACTCCTGTTTTCCACTTGGTGATGTACATCCATCCTTGCCATCATTTTTTGAAACTCGCTTGTTGAGGCCTTTAGGGCCTATGGGAGTAGATGACGATGGTTCTGGTCCAGCAGGTGGTAAACGAAGAAAGTCAGGAAGAATAAGGTCTTCTTTCCTTAGCAGTCCACGTTGGTCATCTGCTCTGTTACTTTGAGCTTTGGATATGAGTTCAAAAAATTCTATTGGGGAAAAACCCAAAATTGACAAGTTTTTGTCAGAAAGTGCAATGCCATTAAAACGTAAATTTTCagcacatttattttccatgaaGATCTTCAATTCTTTCAATGCTGCCTTGAAATAAGATCCCATGTTAATTAGGAACTTTTTCAATTGCAGCAATGTTCACTAGCATCACTATAATTAAGACCATCAGGGTTGCTATTGTAAGAGTTTTGCAGTTTAGAACAGCTGCAATTCACTGAGCCTTGAACACATCTTCTATTTTATGCAGTTAATAgatctatacacacacacaggattttttaattctttatacAAAACAAGGCTCTGGTCTCACTGACAATGGGTGCACATTTTTATATTCTGGATGGTTTTTACCCATCTTAACTCAAAAATAGCCATGCCATTTGAAAGTTCAAAGATTCAAAATGTTGCAAACTTCCTTGTTATATTGAATTTCTCTCAGTTTAATAATATTTGATCACAGTTTAAATTCATTTAATGGTGTAGTTTTAATCCAGGATGTTATCATCACAGGGCATGATCAGATGATGATTTAGGTAACCCCATTTTACTTTGCGCTGCAATGAATCAGTAGCATAGTCAATAACTGTCAAAGGAGCCATTGCTAAAAAGGATGGGGCAGCTTTTTTATGGAGTTTTTAACACAGTTAGAAGTGATTTTCTGATCATGTCCTTAATGATGTCCAATGGTTTAATACGTttctatatataaataatactCATAGTAAATCACCACTGTTCTAGAAAGTCTCAAAACTTGGCAACAAGAAACTTATCAATCATAAGCCAAGAATTATACCACTCCTCAAAAAAGAAGCATCACAACAATAAACAAACTCTTTGGTACAAaaacatataaatataaaaatatgtcatTCTTAATATAGGGTCTCTGCATGTCCTAAATTTTCAAGAAGAGAGCACTGAAACTACGCAATATTAAAGATGCTTAAAAAGGCCATCTCCAACAGGTGAATTAAAATCAATAGTTTCAACCCAGCTTAAAAATACTCTTTGAAGCAAAAGCCATtacaaaataaagcacagaaCGATAGTATCAGTTTTAACTTAGCATAATATGATGTCATACACTTGCATTTGTATGACTCTATTCCTAATCCTCTATTCATAATTAGCAGgctttgaaatgtatttgtaaaaatgactttttaacaTGCTTTGTCAAATGCCAGAAAATCTGAACCTAGCCAAGATGGAAGCTTCAAAATGCTTCTTATTGCCAAAGTTTTGCAAAATGGCGGTATGCATATTAAAACATGCAACATTTCTAATATATGTCATACAAAAATGTTCCTTTCTGAAATTTCAAACTTCATAGaacagttgtcttttttttcattaaaaaacagtCTACAACATTTGTTACGTATTTTCCAAACTTGGACAAATTTcacaaaattcaaaataaaatgtgaaagccTCGAATTCTGAAGTTTTCAAATTATGTTAATGTTTTACTCAGCcctaggaagaaaaatgaaaatattaaaatatggaaaacaaGTTAACAAAATAGtaagcaacagaaaataatttaaaatgcactAATATTTTGTAATAACACTTATATTAACAAACATCTATTTTGCGATAAAAGTTTTAGCCACAGCACTTTTTTCAATTCCAGCCAGTGGACATTTATTCACAGATGAACATTCATTTGCTGTATAACTGTGCATAACCAGGTATTGGATATGCATATTAGGTAACATTAGCAGTAAATTTTAATCTGTGGGTAAAATATGtcctccaattttttttctacttgggAAAATAGGGAGGAATGTGTAGGGCTGACAAGACAGGTAATTGCTTCAGTTAATGCCCTAGGGCAGAGGGTGGTGTGTCAAGATTTCTACTGCTACATCgtttttattcctctttctcGCATGGATGTCTTTCTATAAGAAAGCAAATTCTCTTATGAGTTCATTTCCACTGATATCACCAGAACTATTAAGAGATAATTGAAGGTAAAAATAGGAATCTCAATATACAAGATTACCAATACCTCTTTGCTTATTTCTACTTCTAACCACCTTTTCAGAGCAGTTACTGAATGCAAACTAAGCTTTTACTCTTGCCCATCACAGCTCCTCCACAGTCATCAAATTGTACTGCCCTGAGTGTTATAGACTTTAGCAGACAATTTTCAAAAATTCTTACCTGAGTAAGTTAAGGTCTACACCATTGTGCAGAATGCTTTTCAGTAAGTAGAAGACTCTTATGTAAAAGTGAACAGAAAGGCAAGCTTCTATATGGCTTGCAAAGGGTATCAAATGGGATATTCAACTGCAATTGAGTAActaattcctttttaatttaatggaaTTAGGTAgctttcacttttgaaaatcccactaGGCACCTACATCTATCTTTAGGTATTCTTAAAATTTTACCTTCAGCTTCAAAAATTTTACAATTCAATCACAGtatcaaacaaaaatataagGATCATGACTATGATTTTCACAACGCAGTATTAAACACACGGTACCTTTTCCTACACAGATacaaaattctcatttttctaaGACTACTTATGTTAATACGTAAACTATAAAGTTCACATACCCTCTGCTTCatccaaatttattttctgacatttttttttcccaatcttTGCAATAGAGTCTTCTCTCTTTGACAGCCGGACTTCCCtagcattttttccattttcgCCTTTCATTTTGATAGAATTAGACTTTCCTAGagttcttccctctccctgcatTAGAAGGAAAGTTAAGGTACTACTTACATTTAGGCTATATCATTGAGTACATAACATGGTCTAAGTgaataaaaaagttattttgaaaacacatttttctaacACCACCACAACAAATGTTTTAGTTTAATCTTGATTACTGCAAAGAACATTTGCCATAGTAGTTGCCAAAATTGTATAAACAAATATAATATTGTTTACTGTGAAGAATTCACATTATAGAAAGAGCCTTTGAACTTCAGAGTAGTTCAatcattttcaaatacagataAGCCAATGAGACAAGAAACAACAAATACAACACAGTGAAAGAGCTATTTGATTCATCATGAAGACAAAGTTCTCACAAATAAATACTGTTCACAGTGGAAAAATATCAGATGAATTATAGCTATACTCAATCTAGTTACACAATTTGGCTGATTCAAAATCATGGATAAATGCAGCTTTTAGTATAGAAttccagaaggaaacaaaagattATCTAAGGGACAAAAATCATTGCAGAAGACTTACAGTAGATACTTGATTTCTTGAAGTAGTTACAGTTGCACTCTGTTTTACTGATGCACCTTTTTGTTTATCTGTAAACACTAAACATAAACATACCTTCTATAACTACAAAGTTATAAATTCCCAAAGAAGTAATATTTAAGTGACAATGATGCACAAAAtagactttttgttttaaaatttttcgaagaaaatttctcagaaaataaaGTGAGCACAATTGATATCCCTGACATTTTTCAGTCAAAACCTACCAGAATCTCCCTTGCATCTTCAAATTTTTCTAATACTGGCAATATTTTTAGAGATGctgaattttcatttaagtTCTCCTAAATTTTCAGTTGGTTTAGatcaaacagcttttaaaaatctcagctaATAATTCAGTTTGTAATTCTCAAATTTAGAAtttaaccaagaaaaaaaaaagaccactgAAAGGTCATGTTGATTCTTTTCCAACCTGTTTTGTGCATCAATTGTTTTCTAGACATTGCCACATCCTCCTTGTCTACTTCTAAGTAACTAAACAGCTCCTTCAAATTACATCTACCTACAACAAATATACTAACCGAAGACCAAGCGGCAAACACAGAATCATGGCCCTTTTTCATTGGCATATTGCCACAGAATCAGACTATTGCTAGAATGATCCTCTATCATTTAGGCTCTTACAGCAGCTGGCAGCACATAGGATTACAGTTTTACTTGTAATCCTTAAACTAATTATCTGTGAGGGTATTTAGATTGATATCTTTTTTCAAACTGACAATTGTTTCTGTTTCctagaaaaataacaaatctgATTCTCCTCAATAAATAACTCCATCTTTATTTTCGTAGTTATTTCTCAAAGAGGATCTCTGCTCTAAGTCAATTTAATTTAACCAcatctaatttcatttttaaaactaagtgTTCTATATCTATAAAAAGGTCTCCTAATGAAACCAAACCTTTACTCTCAAGGCTGCTTACATTAATCTAGCATGTTAATTGTGCTAAAAGATTGTCAGCTGTTGAGTTGATCAACttctatttttcaaattattttgtccAGGGAAATCacaaattatattctttttagTATTATCTCCAGAAATCATCACTTAAAACTGGAGATGTAGGCTCTCCTACTTTCTCATGTTAAAGAAGGGGTCTATCATAGCAGCATATACAGCTGGTCCACAAACCGCAACTGTTTTACTTATACAGAACATTTCTTATTAATTAATTGCCAAATTCACAGAAGTTATTTGGCATTTTATTCTCATTATTATTACTAGGTACTATGTCcctaaatgtgtgtgtgtgtgtatctatgGCTGAGTGCAAGTAAAATGTTTAAGTATTACTAGTGCAAAAATTTCTTACAGCAAAGTTGCTATCAACAgatgaatttaattttcaatcTTTAGAAACTGCACTcatttttagttaaaaataatatatgctACACGTGACATATCTAAATTTAAACACATTTACCTCACCTTCACGTCAACAGAAGAAACTAACTGAAGTCAGTGTTTATGAAACTGACTTGACATCATAAATACAAGCTTTTATGCCAACTTACCTCTACCCTTTGTTGGCTCTTTTTCATCTAGAACAACCCGCTGACCATCCAGATTAGATATAGGGACACCAAGATCAAGTGGTTCCTGCTCACCATTCTAAAGTCGGATCACAGTTTGtatataataaagaaaaagctgttttcagaaCAAATTTATGCAGTCTgacattttttgaaagaaaatgagcaaagcatttttacatttcagtgtaGCCTCAATATATCCTTCTTCTACCATTCTAAAAATGTTAATTCCATTTGTGTGTAAAACTACCTTGATTACAATGAGCGTAACCCATTTATGTGAGGAGAATGgtatttcaggaaaagaagataaaaggtgaaaaaaaatcacccaatTTGCAAGTGCACAAATACTCTAGGACCATTAGTGTGTATGTTCAGCAAATCAtatttttcagaggaagtttgagattattttatattctaAATTGGttgcattttcttaattttgtaaTGTTATTAAATTAAGTTACCTTTATATCAACatgtttttcagttattttaaaaacatggaCTGGTTCAGCCAAGACAGTATACATTCTAGAAATACCACAAAAGTAACTTTCCATTCCTTGATATTCCATCATAATAGAATAGAGAAAATGCTAGCCAAGTGTTTAGTAGTAGAGAAGCTGAATCAGTCTGCTCCCGCAGAAGTTTTCTGAGAGGAGATTTGAGGCAACTTTCCTGATTCCCAGGATAATGGAACAATAGCTTTAACTAATCTCAATTTTCCCTGGCTAATAATGGGAAAAGTTGAGCTCTGGAAGAAGCTAAGATCAGGCTCTATTATTTAGGATGTTGGATTTATTCTGAAGGAGAATATAAAACAGATGCAGACTAAAGCTTTGAGGTAGTTACTATTAAACATAATCGTTATGATTACCATGCATTTTCATCTCAACATGTAGttataaatacagattttaatgcCTAATTATAAGGATAGGAATAATTTCAGGGACTATCATATGATCTTCTACAGACAAAAAATATTGCAGCTTGAATTACATCAAAAGATACTTACTAGTCTTGCCACAAGTTCATTAAGATTTAAACCATATTTTGCAACCACAGGCCTTAAGACCTCTGTTACTGGTTTGGTGGGTTTAGCCTTCAAACCAACTGATCGATTGATTGGAACAAGATCCAGCCTGAAACACATCAATTGTAACATTAAGTATGAAATATTCCAATAAACAAAAGGaatgaaatatataaaatccAATCTACAGCAAAGTTATACTAGTTTACAGCCAGTGACCCTGAAACTTCACTAGCACAAATCTATCCTAACCTGAAGGTATAAAgcacttttattaaaaataaaacttcctcTGTTTCACTTGCCAGAGCTGAGTGAAGGCATGAGCCAACCTAATTGCATGGTGATCCTCAGACCAATTAGATACATTCCGTAGCACTTTCATCTTTACAGTGAGGTTGCTCTGACCATTCTGGTCCAGAAGTGCTTCCAAAGTAACTCCGTGCCTGTACTGTAGCCTTGGATGCAAGAAAAATACTCCTCCCACTTCCACAAGAAAGACTCACAATGTCCTATTCAATCACTTGAAATAGGCTTGGacaggaatttttatttttaagcatagGAACAAATACAGTGGAATTCCAGATGATGCTCATTTCTGGCTAGATGCCGCCATATcacaaaaaaattgctattaAGAGAAACTTATGTGCAAAAGCTGTAAAAGCAATTCAGTTGGAATTTAAAGGATAAAGACAGCCCTCTTCAGAGACTACTACACGATTTTATATCATTTcataaaaaatagcaaaaaaaaaaagggaaataagaaaaggttttaaaaacccaaacaactatTCCATTTATGTCTATTTCCCTGTACGGAACTGTGCCtagctttgttttggttttttttttaatgcttttcatcTGTGCCCTGATGCCTCCATAACAGCCACATTTGACTATAATGGCCCTATAGTATGAAAACAAGGGCAGGCTTATTACTAACAAAACTATCAGAAGAAATATACATCATcggaagaaatgaaaattattagtGATTTTGTCAGTCATGATTAGATGTAAACCCCATCTTTTCTCTCACAGAAATTACTTACAAGATGTTTAGTCTTATTGACTTTTTCCTTCCACAAGAAACCTGAATAACTGAAACTTTgtctttcatattttctttgaatACAACAGCTACTAAATAGAAATGATCAATTTTAATCATTAACTGGTAATTGACACAGAAGTGGCAGACATTCAGGTAACCAACCATATCCACATAGTATTTGTCTTATGTCTGAAAACATTCCAAATACTTGAGTATTTTTGCTTAGACATTGTctacccagagaaggaaataatgTAGAACATCTCTACATTTTAATTAACACGCAAATAACATATGGTACTGCCTActtaaaagttactttttaatttGGAAACTCAACAAACTCACACCTAATAGAAGACTGCTCAATCTCAATTTTGAAATTGAATATGCTATACCATATTCATTAATCTGAAGTACCCTTAAATAGAAACTAGCCCTGCTTCCTAAGGAAAAGTAATATAAAGCCAAAATGAAGAATGCCtgacaaaataaatttcattaatttcaaaCGCGCAACTCAATAATGTAACACAAACAT
The Haliaeetus albicilla chromosome 1, bHalAlb1.1, whole genome shotgun sequence DNA segment above includes these coding regions:
- the RGS12 gene encoding regulator of G-protein signaling 12 isoform X5, translated to MFKEQQLQIFNLMKFDSYTRFLKSPLYQECILAEVEGRPLPDPQRVPSSPTSKHSISSEKSSISTPKKLSGKSKSGRSLNEESGEEDTEKKKRGTFFSWSRSKSLGKSQKRKENGDYPNDSIQSNGLSYRRESQGSMSSTASLDLSEASRLPAFVPDKEKSPKYCCINLPDGSSSKMAVKSGFSIKEVLSGLCEKHGINIAAVDLFLVGGDKPLVLHQDSSILESRDLRLEKRTLFRLDLVPINRSVGLKAKPTKPVTEVLRPVVAKYGLNLNELVARLNGEQEPLDLGVPISNLDGQRVVLDEKEPTKGRVFTDKQKGASVKQSATVTTSRNQVSTGEGRTLGKSNSIKMKGENGKNAREVRLSKREDSIAKIGKKKCQKINLDEAEEFFELISKAQSNRADDQRGLLRKEDLILPDFLRLPPAGPEPSSSTPIGPKGLNKRVSKNDGKDGCTSPSGKQESIQNFNENSVKKMGYSENKHKSALTALHSQKTFSVPFNTPLSPIPHAQENNATIWKRQSRELQAEGIQMVDDENVADLTLVAEGDISSPNSTLLPPPPPTPPSNISKLTEANYPPPTPFAGNQEKSGYQRSNSGANHRKKKDSQGTSGNSCEQTSHKAKTSRNFNPPGMRENPGTELPVKRIIDVDGVKLEDAGTRSCDDSEGNLSFEGYISELRSCQGRMRTGVYRTSDLPSLITVKSEKNKGTENQYKATFV